Part of the Fusobacterium varium genome is shown below.
TTAACAAATAATATGGATATTAATGATAGAGGGGAAAATGTTGCATTTAAGCATAGATTCTTATTCTTGATGGATGAATTACCAGCGATAGGAAGAGTTGAGCTGTTTCATAAAGCTATTTCATATATACGGGGATATGGAATGAAAGCCTTGATAATCATTCAAGATATGAAGCAGTTAAAAGCTATTTATGGAGAAAACAATTCATTTTTAGGGAATATGACAACCTCTATATACTACAGTACAAATGACGTAGATACAGCACAATATATTGAAAAGAGGATAGGAAATACTACAGTGCTTACAACTTCTAAATCATACAAAGGTGGAGGTTTTTTACCATCAGTAAACTATAATAAAAGTTATGTTGGCAGACCTCTTATAACAGCAGGAGAAATACATAATTTAGATGAAAATACCTCTATTATTTTAAAAGCAGGAACAAAGCCAATACAAGGAAAACTTGCTAAATGGTATGTAGATGAAGGATTTCAAGACAGATTTAAAAGATATCCAAAACTTGGGGATAATGCAAAGTCAGATAAAATTAGATAACAAGGGGGTTACATAAATAAATGGATAAAGAAAATAAAGAAAAAATAAAGGTAGATCAGGAAGGAAAAAAACCTGTACCAAAAAGAATATTACAAGAAAATAAAATTAAAAGGCTTGAAGAAGAGCTAAGAAAAGCAAGGGAAAGAAAAAAGCAATATGTAAGTAATGATTCTCTAAAATTATGGAAGAAAATAAAACCACTCATATTAAGAGATGAAAGAATACTAATATCATTTCTTGAAAATGAAGAGCTATTTCAAGGATTACTAAAACAAATAGAGGAATATATCAAGAAACATATTTCTTTAGAAATAGAAGAGAATGCAGAAACAGAGGAAGTGAAAGAAAATGACACAACTACAGGAGAATGTAATTAAGCTTCTTGAACAATCTTTCGGACCAGTAATAATGGGATTTTTGAATGATAAAGATGTTATAGAAGTGTACTTAAATGACAATCAGGATTTATGGATTGATACCTTATCAGAGGGGAGGAAAAAGACAGGAATTAAAATGTCTTTTGAAGATGGATTGAGAATAAATACTCTTGTTGCTGGTGCAGTAGGAACAGAAATAAATATGAAAAATCCACTTGTAACAGCAGAGTTACCAATAGGTGGCAGCCGTTTTCAAGGAGAGATACCACCTGTTGTAAAAAATCCTACATTTAATATAAGAAAAAAAGCAATAAAGATATTTACTTTAGAGGAATATGTGAATAATGGAACAATGACAGAAAAGCAGTATAACACTATCTGTAAGGCTGTAAAAGAAAAGAAAAATATCTTAGTAATAGGTGGTGTTTCTAGTGGGAAAACAACTTTGTGTAACGCGATTATCAATGAAATAGCAAAATATCAAGAAAGAATGGTAATCATAGAAGATACCCAAGAACTTCAATGTGCTTGTGATGACAGAGTGTTTCTTAGAACATCAGATACAGTAACAATAAGAGATTTATTAAAAGCTACTCTAAGAATGCGACCAGATAGAATATCTATTGGAGAAATAAGGGGAGGAGCAGCACTTGACCTTCTAAAAGCATGGAACAGCGGACACCCAGGGGGAATATGTACAATTCATGCTGATTCCCCTAGAGCAGGACTAGACCAGCTAGAACAGTACATTTCAGAGGTTTCAGTTAGTCCACAACAGAAAATGATTTCAAGAGTAGCTCATATTCTTGTTTTTATTAAAAGAGAAGGTTTAAAAAGAGTAATAGGAAGCATAGCCGAAGTTAAGGGATATAAAGATGGGGAATATGTTTTAGAGGAGGTTAAGTAATGGAATATAGACAGCCAATATGTCAAGCTTTTACACAAGACATACTTTTTGCTGGTGGGGCAAAAGAACCAGTAGGACTAAATGCACTGGCAGCAG
Proteins encoded:
- the trbB gene encoding conjugal transfer protein TrbB; protein product: MTQLQENVIKLLEQSFGPVIMGFLNDKDVIEVYLNDNQDLWIDTLSEGRKKTGIKMSFEDGLRINTLVAGAVGTEINMKNPLVTAELPIGGSRFQGEIPPVVKNPTFNIRKKAIKIFTLEEYVNNGTMTEKQYNTICKAVKEKKNILVIGGVSSGKTTLCNAIINEIAKYQERMVIIEDTQELQCACDDRVFLRTSDTVTIRDLLKATLRMRPDRISIGEIRGGAALDLLKAWNSGHPGGICTIHADSPRAGLDQLEQYISEVSVSPQQKMISRVAHILVFIKREGLKRVIGSIAEVKGYKDGEYVLEEVK